The following are encoded in a window of Manihot esculenta cultivar AM560-2 chromosome 8, M.esculenta_v8, whole genome shotgun sequence genomic DNA:
- the LOC110621132 gene encoding BTB/POZ domain-containing protein FBL11 isoform X7, with the protein MCELSSKKFHASNLCEMHLADALLVWLTANTERLEPLSKAEDDCTGILNQLRISLLPLWFAAGKRRSCYFTELAEKSMETIFRLLKIPPADSIGIFDDGDLDHLRIRLTEYSKKVNLSGCPQITSVILLLSLLPNSYCVDFMLRKSIRQSLINLERLSANRDQCGSGILHGLPPILSFEGVEEVDISKCPRLHLESTIEIFLKSFPSLRKLRATHLLNFKTTTLHKLMLKCPRISEVDLTIDITPLIPAQVSVISSSPVIVPPLTNKSCFVGNNFLGMASYHSQPSVSNITRLILEGRSDISDLDLQYITGLCVSLKYINLKGCVSVTDTGISNLICRCSKLHSILVCDTSFGINSIQALCSGITSFGPAASDLEKRCSDTLAFKLQTLHIGGCMGVDERSLFDLMSQTQALVSLCLRGTHVVDDALYHFPGSSLEILDISNTMVSGDALAYIVNGNPALKCLNARGCKNLIHQGSNTSGTELSSSYSCRDLYTVLGKKCMLEEIAFGWGFSWLSLLALRPAIMSLRAISVGLGGSLGEDALRLLPTTCPMLESLILCFQVISDAIIINFMRSLRHLQALSLCYCLGDVSTSSFKNSIANLRKLRLERVTPQMTNNDLVVLTQNCASLVEFSLVGCRLLNSDSLRLISQGWPGLISVHLEDCGEVTATGVSYLFNCRALEDILLRHNGPGIPSSFILDAASKMPMLRQLALDLCDACEGDFDIPNDGNRYLLSIVKIARCKFQRSTNIYFQETHRRPVHKDTLVLVWNAQNLNSTVVKERI; encoded by the exons ATGTGCGAGCTATCTAGCAAGAAATTTC ATGCAAGCAATCTCTG TGAGATGCATCTTGCTGATGCCCTTTTAGTTTGGCTCACTGCAAATACGGAACGGTTGGAACCTTTGAGCAAAGCTGAAGATGATTGTACTGGCATTTTAAACCAG CTCAGGATTAGTCTTTTGCCCTTGTGGTTTGCTGCAG GGAAAAGAAGGTCATGCTATTTTACAGAACTTGCTGAGAAAAGCATGGAGACAATATTTAGACTGCTGAAAATTCCGCCTGCAGACTCAATTGGCATCTTTGACGATGGTGACTTGGATCATCTAAGGATACGGTTGACAGAATATTCTAAG AAAGTGAACCTTTCAGGTTGTCCACAAATAACATCAGTGATTCTTCTCCTCTCTTTGCTTCCTAATTCTTATTGTGTGGACTTTATGCTGAGGAAAAGCATTAGACAGTCTTTGATCAACCTTGAACGTCTGAGTGCTAACAGAGATCAATGTGGAAGTGGAATTTTGCATGGTTTGCCACCAATTCTCTCTTTTGAAGGAGTTGAGGAGGTGGATATTTCAAAGTGTCCAAGGCTACATCTTGAATCCACCATTGAGATCTTCTTGAAGTCATTTCCTTCTTTAAGAAAATTAAGAGCAACACATCTTTTGAACTTTAAAACAACCACTTTGCACAAATTAATGCTGAAGTGTCCACGCATTAGTGAAGTTGATTTAACCATTGATATTACTCCGTTGATACCAGCACAAGTGTCAGTTATATCTTCTAGTCCTGTTATAGTGCCACCATTAACAAACAAGTCCTGCTTTGTGGGCAATAACTTCTTGGGCATGGCATCTTATCATTCACAACCATCTGTTTCAAATATCACAAGACTCATATTGGAGGGTAGAAGTGATATTTCTG ATTTGGATCTCCAGTATATCACAGGGTTATGTGTTTCTTTAAAGTACATAAATCTTAAAGGTTGTGTTTCGGTAACAGATACTGGCATATCAAATCTCATATGCAGATGTAGTAAACTACACTCAATTTTAGTTTGTGACACGTCTTTTGGGATAAATTCAATTCAAGCTCTCTGCTCTGGTATTACAAGTTTTGGTCCCGCTGCTTCTGACTTGGAAAAGAGATGTTCAGATACATTGGCATTTAAACTTCAAACACTTCATATTGGTGGTTGCATGG GTGTTGATGAAAGATCCCTATTTGACCTTATGTCTCAAACACAAGCTCTGGTTAGCCTTTGCTTGAGGGGAACTCACGTTGTTGATGATGCTCTTTATCATTTCCCAGGCTCTTCATTGGAGATACTTGATATTTCTAATACAATG GTTTCTGGAGATGCTTTAGCTTACATTGTCAATGGAAATCCTGCTTTGAAGTGTTTGAATGCAAGAGGCTGTAAAAATCTGATTCATCAAGGAAGTAATAccagtggaacagaactttcttCCTCATATTCTTGTAGAGATCTCTATACTGTGTTGGGCAAGAAATGCATGCTAGAGGAGATTGCATTTGGTTGGGGATTTTCTTGGTTGTCTTTACTAGCTCTTAGACCTGCAATTATGTCATTAAGGGCAATAAGTGTTGGTTTGGGTGGATCATTGGGTGAAGACGCCCTTAGACTACTTCCTACAACTTGTCCCATGCTGGAGTCATTAATTCTTTGTTTTCAG GTAATCTCTGATGCCATCATCATAAACTTTATGAGATCACTGAGGCACTTGCAGGCATTGTCCCTATGCTACTGTCTTGGTGATGTATCCACATCAAGCTTCAAAAACTCTATCGCAAATCTAAGGAAATTGAGGCTTGAGAGGGTAACTCCTCAGATGACCAACAATGATTTGGTTGTTCTTACTCAGAACTGTGCAAGCTTGGTTGAGTTTTCATTGGTAGGATGCCGGCTTCTCAATTCAG ATTCTCTGCGCCTCATTTCACAGGGATGGCCTGGCTTGATTTCAGTCCATCTTGAG GATTGCGGAGAAGTAACTGCAACTGGAGTTTCTTATTTGTTCAACTGCAGAGCTCTTGAAGATATCTTGTTACGTCATAAT GGCCCGGGGATACCCAGTAGCTTCATTCTTGATGCTGCTTCAAAG ATGCCAATGCTCCGACAACTAGCATTGGATTTATGTGATGCATGTGAAGGTGACTTTGACATTCCAAAT GATGGAAACAGATATTTGTTAAGTATTGTGAAGATAGCGAGATGTAAGTTTCAAAGATCTACAAATATTTACTTCCAGGAGACTCACAGGAGGCCAGTGCACAAGGACACCTTAGTGCTGGTTTGGAACGCTCAAAATCTCAACAGTACAGTGGTCAAGGAAAGAATTTGA
- the LOC110621132 gene encoding BTB/POZ domain-containing protein FBL11 isoform X2 has protein sequence MASESDDEFVTLLCTNPNAAEDTETFISTTDIHNWELSAILRCQTVKIQAHRVRLVEQSSYFHGLLSGSFCESNLSCVSIQWNMEVFINVLKCVYGCKVDITSKTFLSLFEAALYFGVESLLLTCKTWFSEASSTKGPGLLEIQVDDLIHIWNFGLEHVASTKLMKCGLANLQMQAISGKFFGDVPYNLLFHCIKHPDLTVYSEMHLADALLVWLTANTERLEPLSKAEDDCTGILNQLRISLLPLWFAAGKRRSCYFTELAEKSMETIFRLLKIPPADSIGIFDDGDLDHLRIRLTEYSKKVNLSGCPQITSVILLLSLLPNSYCVDFMLRKSIRQSLINLERLSANRDQCGSGILHGLPPILSFEGVEEVDISKCPRLHLESTIEIFLKSFPSLRKLRATHLLNFKTTTLHKLMLKCPRISEVDLTIDITPLIPAQVSVISSSPVIVPPLTNKSCFVGNNFLGMASYHSQPSVSNITRLILEGRSDISDLDLQYITGLCVSLKYINLKGCVSVTDTGISNLICRCSKLHSILVCDTSFGINSIQALCSGITSFGPAASDLEKRCSDTLAFKLQTLHIGGCMGVDERSLFDLMSQTQALVSLCLRGTHVVDDALYHFPGSSLEILDISNTMVSGDALAYIVNGNPALKCLNARGCKNLIHQGSNTSGTELSSSYSCRDLYTVLGKKCMLEEIAFGWGFSWLSLLALRPAIMSLRAISVGLGGSLGEDALRLLPTTCPMLESLILCFQVISDAIIINFMRSLRHLQALSLCYCLGDVSTSSFKNSIANLRKLRLERVTPQMTNNDLVVLTQNCASLVEFSLVGCRLLNSDSLRLISQGWPGLISVHLEDCGEVTATGVSYLFNCRALEDILLRHNGPGIPSSFILDAASKMPMLRQLALDLCDACEGDFDIPNDGNRYLLSIVKIARCKFQRSTNIYFQETHRRPVHKDTLVLVWNAQNLNSTVVKERI, from the exons ATGGCGTCAGAGTCGGATGATGAATTCGTTACTCTCTTATGCACAAACCCCAATGCAGCCGAAGACACAGAAACTTTTATTTCCACAACGGATATCCATAACTGGGAGTTGTCTGCGATCCTCCGCTGCCAAACAGTCAAAATTCAAGCTCATCGCGTCAG GCTTGTTGAGCAGTCTTCTTATTTCCATGGCCTTCTTAGTGGAAGCTTTTG CGAGTCAAACTTGAGTTGTGTTTCAATCCAGTGGAACATGGAAGTatttataaatgttttaaagtgtgtTTATGGCTGCAAAGTGGATATCACATCTAAAACCTTCCTCTCTCTTTTTGAG GCAGCACTTTATTTTGGAGTAGAATCACTTCTATTGACATGTAAAACCTGGTTTTCTGAGGCATCTTCAACCAAGGGGCCTGGGCTGCTTGAAATTCAAGTGGATGATTTAATTCATATTTGGAACTTTGGTTTAGAGCACG TTGCTTCCACCAAGCTGATGAAATGTGGGTTGGCTAATTTGCAGATGCAAGCAATCTCTGGTAAATTTTTTGGAGATGTTCCTTATAATTTGTTATTTCATTGCATAAAGCATCCTGATTTGACAGTATACAG TGAGATGCATCTTGCTGATGCCCTTTTAGTTTGGCTCACTGCAAATACGGAACGGTTGGAACCTTTGAGCAAAGCTGAAGATGATTGTACTGGCATTTTAAACCAG CTCAGGATTAGTCTTTTGCCCTTGTGGTTTGCTGCAG GGAAAAGAAGGTCATGCTATTTTACAGAACTTGCTGAGAAAAGCATGGAGACAATATTTAGACTGCTGAAAATTCCGCCTGCAGACTCAATTGGCATCTTTGACGATGGTGACTTGGATCATCTAAGGATACGGTTGACAGAATATTCTAAG AAAGTGAACCTTTCAGGTTGTCCACAAATAACATCAGTGATTCTTCTCCTCTCTTTGCTTCCTAATTCTTATTGTGTGGACTTTATGCTGAGGAAAAGCATTAGACAGTCTTTGATCAACCTTGAACGTCTGAGTGCTAACAGAGATCAATGTGGAAGTGGAATTTTGCATGGTTTGCCACCAATTCTCTCTTTTGAAGGAGTTGAGGAGGTGGATATTTCAAAGTGTCCAAGGCTACATCTTGAATCCACCATTGAGATCTTCTTGAAGTCATTTCCTTCTTTAAGAAAATTAAGAGCAACACATCTTTTGAACTTTAAAACAACCACTTTGCACAAATTAATGCTGAAGTGTCCACGCATTAGTGAAGTTGATTTAACCATTGATATTACTCCGTTGATACCAGCACAAGTGTCAGTTATATCTTCTAGTCCTGTTATAGTGCCACCATTAACAAACAAGTCCTGCTTTGTGGGCAATAACTTCTTGGGCATGGCATCTTATCATTCACAACCATCTGTTTCAAATATCACAAGACTCATATTGGAGGGTAGAAGTGATATTTCTG ATTTGGATCTCCAGTATATCACAGGGTTATGTGTTTCTTTAAAGTACATAAATCTTAAAGGTTGTGTTTCGGTAACAGATACTGGCATATCAAATCTCATATGCAGATGTAGTAAACTACACTCAATTTTAGTTTGTGACACGTCTTTTGGGATAAATTCAATTCAAGCTCTCTGCTCTGGTATTACAAGTTTTGGTCCCGCTGCTTCTGACTTGGAAAAGAGATGTTCAGATACATTGGCATTTAAACTTCAAACACTTCATATTGGTGGTTGCATGG GTGTTGATGAAAGATCCCTATTTGACCTTATGTCTCAAACACAAGCTCTGGTTAGCCTTTGCTTGAGGGGAACTCACGTTGTTGATGATGCTCTTTATCATTTCCCAGGCTCTTCATTGGAGATACTTGATATTTCTAATACAATG GTTTCTGGAGATGCTTTAGCTTACATTGTCAATGGAAATCCTGCTTTGAAGTGTTTGAATGCAAGAGGCTGTAAAAATCTGATTCATCAAGGAAGTAATAccagtggaacagaactttcttCCTCATATTCTTGTAGAGATCTCTATACTGTGTTGGGCAAGAAATGCATGCTAGAGGAGATTGCATTTGGTTGGGGATTTTCTTGGTTGTCTTTACTAGCTCTTAGACCTGCAATTATGTCATTAAGGGCAATAAGTGTTGGTTTGGGTGGATCATTGGGTGAAGACGCCCTTAGACTACTTCCTACAACTTGTCCCATGCTGGAGTCATTAATTCTTTGTTTTCAG GTAATCTCTGATGCCATCATCATAAACTTTATGAGATCACTGAGGCACTTGCAGGCATTGTCCCTATGCTACTGTCTTGGTGATGTATCCACATCAAGCTTCAAAAACTCTATCGCAAATCTAAGGAAATTGAGGCTTGAGAGGGTAACTCCTCAGATGACCAACAATGATTTGGTTGTTCTTACTCAGAACTGTGCAAGCTTGGTTGAGTTTTCATTGGTAGGATGCCGGCTTCTCAATTCAG ATTCTCTGCGCCTCATTTCACAGGGATGGCCTGGCTTGATTTCAGTCCATCTTGAG GATTGCGGAGAAGTAACTGCAACTGGAGTTTCTTATTTGTTCAACTGCAGAGCTCTTGAAGATATCTTGTTACGTCATAAT GGCCCGGGGATACCCAGTAGCTTCATTCTTGATGCTGCTTCAAAG ATGCCAATGCTCCGACAACTAGCATTGGATTTATGTGATGCATGTGAAGGTGACTTTGACATTCCAAAT GATGGAAACAGATATTTGTTAAGTATTGTGAAGATAGCGAGATGTAAGTTTCAAAGATCTACAAATATTTACTTCCAGGAGACTCACAGGAGGCCAGTGCACAAGGACACCTTAGTGCTGGTTTGGAACGCTCAAAATCTCAACAGTACAGTGGTCAAGGAAAGAATTTGA
- the LOC110621132 gene encoding BTB/POZ domain-containing protein FBL11 isoform X3: protein MASESDDEFVTLLCTNPNAAEDTETFISTTDIHNWELSAILRCQTVKIQAHRVRLVEQSSYFHGLLSGSFCESNLSCVSIQWNMEVFINVLKCVYGCKVDITSKTFLSLFEAALYFGVESLLLTCKTWFSEASSTKGPGLLEIQVDDLIHIWNFGLEHANDFIPELCASYLARNFMQAISGKFFGDVPYNLLFHCIKHPDLTVYSEMHLADALLVWLTANTERLEPLSKAEDDCTGILNQLRISLLPLWFAAGKRRSCYFTELAEKSMETIFRLLKIPPADSIGIFDDGDLDHLRIRLTEYSKKVNLSGCPQITSVILLLSLLPNSYCVDFMLRKSIRQSLINLERLSANRDQCGSGILHGLPPILSFEGVEEVDISKCPRLHLESTIEIFLKSFPSLRKLRATHLLNFKTTTLHKLMLKCPRISEVDLTIDITPLIPAQVSVISSSPVIVPPLTNKSCFVGNNFLGMASYHSQPSVSNITRLILEGRSDISDTGISNLICRCSKLHSILVCDTSFGINSIQALCSGITSFGPAASDLEKRCSDTLAFKLQTLHIGGCMGVDERSLFDLMSQTQALVSLCLRGTHVVDDALYHFPGSSLEILDISNTMVSGDALAYIVNGNPALKCLNARGCKNLIHQGSNTSGTELSSSYSCRDLYTVLGKKCMLEEIAFGWGFSWLSLLALRPAIMSLRAISVGLGGSLGEDALRLLPTTCPMLESLILCFQVISDAIIINFMRSLRHLQALSLCYCLGDVSTSSFKNSIANLRKLRLERVTPQMTNNDLVVLTQNCASLVEFSLVGCRLLNSDSLRLISQGWPGLISVHLEDCGEVTATGVSYLFNCRALEDILLRHNGPGIPSSFILDAASKMPMLRQLALDLCDACEGDFDIPNDGNRYLLSIVKIARCKFQRSTNIYFQETHRRPVHKDTLVLVWNAQNLNSTVVKERI, encoded by the exons ATGGCGTCAGAGTCGGATGATGAATTCGTTACTCTCTTATGCACAAACCCCAATGCAGCCGAAGACACAGAAACTTTTATTTCCACAACGGATATCCATAACTGGGAGTTGTCTGCGATCCTCCGCTGCCAAACAGTCAAAATTCAAGCTCATCGCGTCAG GCTTGTTGAGCAGTCTTCTTATTTCCATGGCCTTCTTAGTGGAAGCTTTTG CGAGTCAAACTTGAGTTGTGTTTCAATCCAGTGGAACATGGAAGTatttataaatgttttaaagtgtgtTTATGGCTGCAAAGTGGATATCACATCTAAAACCTTCCTCTCTCTTTTTGAG GCAGCACTTTATTTTGGAGTAGAATCACTTCTATTGACATGTAAAACCTGGTTTTCTGAGGCATCTTCAACCAAGGGGCCTGGGCTGCTTGAAATTCAAGTGGATGATTTAATTCATATTTGGAACTTTGGTTTAGAGCACG CAAATGATTTTATTCCAGAATTATGTGCGAGCTATCTAGCAAGAAATTTC ATGCAAGCAATCTCTGGTAAATTTTTTGGAGATGTTCCTTATAATTTGTTATTTCATTGCATAAAGCATCCTGATTTGACAGTATACAG TGAGATGCATCTTGCTGATGCCCTTTTAGTTTGGCTCACTGCAAATACGGAACGGTTGGAACCTTTGAGCAAAGCTGAAGATGATTGTACTGGCATTTTAAACCAG CTCAGGATTAGTCTTTTGCCCTTGTGGTTTGCTGCAG GGAAAAGAAGGTCATGCTATTTTACAGAACTTGCTGAGAAAAGCATGGAGACAATATTTAGACTGCTGAAAATTCCGCCTGCAGACTCAATTGGCATCTTTGACGATGGTGACTTGGATCATCTAAGGATACGGTTGACAGAATATTCTAAG AAAGTGAACCTTTCAGGTTGTCCACAAATAACATCAGTGATTCTTCTCCTCTCTTTGCTTCCTAATTCTTATTGTGTGGACTTTATGCTGAGGAAAAGCATTAGACAGTCTTTGATCAACCTTGAACGTCTGAGTGCTAACAGAGATCAATGTGGAAGTGGAATTTTGCATGGTTTGCCACCAATTCTCTCTTTTGAAGGAGTTGAGGAGGTGGATATTTCAAAGTGTCCAAGGCTACATCTTGAATCCACCATTGAGATCTTCTTGAAGTCATTTCCTTCTTTAAGAAAATTAAGAGCAACACATCTTTTGAACTTTAAAACAACCACTTTGCACAAATTAATGCTGAAGTGTCCACGCATTAGTGAAGTTGATTTAACCATTGATATTACTCCGTTGATACCAGCACAAGTGTCAGTTATATCTTCTAGTCCTGTTATAGTGCCACCATTAACAAACAAGTCCTGCTTTGTGGGCAATAACTTCTTGGGCATGGCATCTTATCATTCACAACCATCTGTTTCAAATATCACAAGACTCATATTGGAGGGTAGAAGTGATATTTCTG ATACTGGCATATCAAATCTCATATGCAGATGTAGTAAACTACACTCAATTTTAGTTTGTGACACGTCTTTTGGGATAAATTCAATTCAAGCTCTCTGCTCTGGTATTACAAGTTTTGGTCCCGCTGCTTCTGACTTGGAAAAGAGATGTTCAGATACATTGGCATTTAAACTTCAAACACTTCATATTGGTGGTTGCATGG GTGTTGATGAAAGATCCCTATTTGACCTTATGTCTCAAACACAAGCTCTGGTTAGCCTTTGCTTGAGGGGAACTCACGTTGTTGATGATGCTCTTTATCATTTCCCAGGCTCTTCATTGGAGATACTTGATATTTCTAATACAATG GTTTCTGGAGATGCTTTAGCTTACATTGTCAATGGAAATCCTGCTTTGAAGTGTTTGAATGCAAGAGGCTGTAAAAATCTGATTCATCAAGGAAGTAATAccagtggaacagaactttcttCCTCATATTCTTGTAGAGATCTCTATACTGTGTTGGGCAAGAAATGCATGCTAGAGGAGATTGCATTTGGTTGGGGATTTTCTTGGTTGTCTTTACTAGCTCTTAGACCTGCAATTATGTCATTAAGGGCAATAAGTGTTGGTTTGGGTGGATCATTGGGTGAAGACGCCCTTAGACTACTTCCTACAACTTGTCCCATGCTGGAGTCATTAATTCTTTGTTTTCAG GTAATCTCTGATGCCATCATCATAAACTTTATGAGATCACTGAGGCACTTGCAGGCATTGTCCCTATGCTACTGTCTTGGTGATGTATCCACATCAAGCTTCAAAAACTCTATCGCAAATCTAAGGAAATTGAGGCTTGAGAGGGTAACTCCTCAGATGACCAACAATGATTTGGTTGTTCTTACTCAGAACTGTGCAAGCTTGGTTGAGTTTTCATTGGTAGGATGCCGGCTTCTCAATTCAG ATTCTCTGCGCCTCATTTCACAGGGATGGCCTGGCTTGATTTCAGTCCATCTTGAG GATTGCGGAGAAGTAACTGCAACTGGAGTTTCTTATTTGTTCAACTGCAGAGCTCTTGAAGATATCTTGTTACGTCATAAT GGCCCGGGGATACCCAGTAGCTTCATTCTTGATGCTGCTTCAAAG ATGCCAATGCTCCGACAACTAGCATTGGATTTATGTGATGCATGTGAAGGTGACTTTGACATTCCAAAT GATGGAAACAGATATTTGTTAAGTATTGTGAAGATAGCGAGATGTAAGTTTCAAAGATCTACAAATATTTACTTCCAGGAGACTCACAGGAGGCCAGTGCACAAGGACACCTTAGTGCTGGTTTGGAACGCTCAAAATCTCAACAGTACAGTGGTCAAGGAAAGAATTTGA
- the LOC110621132 gene encoding BTB/POZ domain-containing protein FBL11 isoform X4 codes for MASESDDEFVTLLCTNPNAAEDTETFISTTDIHNWELSAILRCQTVKIQAHRVRLVEQSSYFHGLLSGSFCESNLSCVSIQWNMEVFINVLKCVYGCKVDITSKTFLSLFEAALYFGVESLLLTCKTWFSEASSTKGPGLLEIQVDDLIHIWNFGLEHDASNLCEMHLADALLVWLTANTERLEPLSKAEDDCTGILNQLRISLLPLWFAAGKRRSCYFTELAEKSMETIFRLLKIPPADSIGIFDDGDLDHLRIRLTEYSKKVNLSGCPQITSVILLLSLLPNSYCVDFMLRKSIRQSLINLERLSANRDQCGSGILHGLPPILSFEGVEEVDISKCPRLHLESTIEIFLKSFPSLRKLRATHLLNFKTTTLHKLMLKCPRISEVDLTIDITPLIPAQVSVISSSPVIVPPLTNKSCFVGNNFLGMASYHSQPSVSNITRLILEGRSDISDLDLQYITGLCVSLKYINLKGCVSVTDTGISNLICRCSKLHSILVCDTSFGINSIQALCSGITSFGPAASDLEKRCSDTLAFKLQTLHIGGCMGVDERSLFDLMSQTQALVSLCLRGTHVVDDALYHFPGSSLEILDISNTMVSGDALAYIVNGNPALKCLNARGCKNLIHQGSNTSGTELSSSYSCRDLYTVLGKKCMLEEIAFGWGFSWLSLLALRPAIMSLRAISVGLGGSLGEDALRLLPTTCPMLESLILCFQVISDAIIINFMRSLRHLQALSLCYCLGDVSTSSFKNSIANLRKLRLERVTPQMTNNDLVVLTQNCASLVEFSLVGCRLLNSDSLRLISQGWPGLISVHLEDCGEVTATGVSYLFNCRALEDILLRHNGPGIPSSFILDAASKMPMLRQLALDLCDACEGDFDIPNDGNRYLLSIVKIARCKFQRSTNIYFQETHRRPVHKDTLVLVWNAQNLNSTVVKERI; via the exons ATGGCGTCAGAGTCGGATGATGAATTCGTTACTCTCTTATGCACAAACCCCAATGCAGCCGAAGACACAGAAACTTTTATTTCCACAACGGATATCCATAACTGGGAGTTGTCTGCGATCCTCCGCTGCCAAACAGTCAAAATTCAAGCTCATCGCGTCAG GCTTGTTGAGCAGTCTTCTTATTTCCATGGCCTTCTTAGTGGAAGCTTTTG CGAGTCAAACTTGAGTTGTGTTTCAATCCAGTGGAACATGGAAGTatttataaatgttttaaagtgtgtTTATGGCTGCAAAGTGGATATCACATCTAAAACCTTCCTCTCTCTTTTTGAG GCAGCACTTTATTTTGGAGTAGAATCACTTCTATTGACATGTAAAACCTGGTTTTCTGAGGCATCTTCAACCAAGGGGCCTGGGCTGCTTGAAATTCAAGTGGATGATTTAATTCATATTTGGAACTTTGGTTTAGAGCACG ATGCAAGCAATCTCTG TGAGATGCATCTTGCTGATGCCCTTTTAGTTTGGCTCACTGCAAATACGGAACGGTTGGAACCTTTGAGCAAAGCTGAAGATGATTGTACTGGCATTTTAAACCAG CTCAGGATTAGTCTTTTGCCCTTGTGGTTTGCTGCAG GGAAAAGAAGGTCATGCTATTTTACAGAACTTGCTGAGAAAAGCATGGAGACAATATTTAGACTGCTGAAAATTCCGCCTGCAGACTCAATTGGCATCTTTGACGATGGTGACTTGGATCATCTAAGGATACGGTTGACAGAATATTCTAAG AAAGTGAACCTTTCAGGTTGTCCACAAATAACATCAGTGATTCTTCTCCTCTCTTTGCTTCCTAATTCTTATTGTGTGGACTTTATGCTGAGGAAAAGCATTAGACAGTCTTTGATCAACCTTGAACGTCTGAGTGCTAACAGAGATCAATGTGGAAGTGGAATTTTGCATGGTTTGCCACCAATTCTCTCTTTTGAAGGAGTTGAGGAGGTGGATATTTCAAAGTGTCCAAGGCTACATCTTGAATCCACCATTGAGATCTTCTTGAAGTCATTTCCTTCTTTAAGAAAATTAAGAGCAACACATCTTTTGAACTTTAAAACAACCACTTTGCACAAATTAATGCTGAAGTGTCCACGCATTAGTGAAGTTGATTTAACCATTGATATTACTCCGTTGATACCAGCACAAGTGTCAGTTATATCTTCTAGTCCTGTTATAGTGCCACCATTAACAAACAAGTCCTGCTTTGTGGGCAATAACTTCTTGGGCATGGCATCTTATCATTCACAACCATCTGTTTCAAATATCACAAGACTCATATTGGAGGGTAGAAGTGATATTTCTG ATTTGGATCTCCAGTATATCACAGGGTTATGTGTTTCTTTAAAGTACATAAATCTTAAAGGTTGTGTTTCGGTAACAGATACTGGCATATCAAATCTCATATGCAGATGTAGTAAACTACACTCAATTTTAGTTTGTGACACGTCTTTTGGGATAAATTCAATTCAAGCTCTCTGCTCTGGTATTACAAGTTTTGGTCCCGCTGCTTCTGACTTGGAAAAGAGATGTTCAGATACATTGGCATTTAAACTTCAAACACTTCATATTGGTGGTTGCATGG GTGTTGATGAAAGATCCCTATTTGACCTTATGTCTCAAACACAAGCTCTGGTTAGCCTTTGCTTGAGGGGAACTCACGTTGTTGATGATGCTCTTTATCATTTCCCAGGCTCTTCATTGGAGATACTTGATATTTCTAATACAATG GTTTCTGGAGATGCTTTAGCTTACATTGTCAATGGAAATCCTGCTTTGAAGTGTTTGAATGCAAGAGGCTGTAAAAATCTGATTCATCAAGGAAGTAATAccagtggaacagaactttcttCCTCATATTCTTGTAGAGATCTCTATACTGTGTTGGGCAAGAAATGCATGCTAGAGGAGATTGCATTTGGTTGGGGATTTTCTTGGTTGTCTTTACTAGCTCTTAGACCTGCAATTATGTCATTAAGGGCAATAAGTGTTGGTTTGGGTGGATCATTGGGTGAAGACGCCCTTAGACTACTTCCTACAACTTGTCCCATGCTGGAGTCATTAATTCTTTGTTTTCAG GTAATCTCTGATGCCATCATCATAAACTTTATGAGATCACTGAGGCACTTGCAGGCATTGTCCCTATGCTACTGTCTTGGTGATGTATCCACATCAAGCTTCAAAAACTCTATCGCAAATCTAAGGAAATTGAGGCTTGAGAGGGTAACTCCTCAGATGACCAACAATGATTTGGTTGTTCTTACTCAGAACTGTGCAAGCTTGGTTGAGTTTTCATTGGTAGGATGCCGGCTTCTCAATTCAG ATTCTCTGCGCCTCATTTCACAGGGATGGCCTGGCTTGATTTCAGTCCATCTTGAG GATTGCGGAGAAGTAACTGCAACTGGAGTTTCTTATTTGTTCAACTGCAGAGCTCTTGAAGATATCTTGTTACGTCATAAT GGCCCGGGGATACCCAGTAGCTTCATTCTTGATGCTGCTTCAAAG ATGCCAATGCTCCGACAACTAGCATTGGATTTATGTGATGCATGTGAAGGTGACTTTGACATTCCAAAT GATGGAAACAGATATTTGTTAAGTATTGTGAAGATAGCGAGATGTAAGTTTCAAAGATCTACAAATATTTACTTCCAGGAGACTCACAGGAGGCCAGTGCACAAGGACACCTTAGTGCTGGTTTGGAACGCTCAAAATCTCAACAGTACAGTGGTCAAGGAAAGAATTTGA